In Sebastes umbrosus isolate fSebUmb1 chromosome 7, fSebUmb1.pri, whole genome shotgun sequence, the sequence ATTACCATCACACTGGCATCGTCTGTCATATTGCTTCACAAAATCAAGACAGTTTGCATACATCAATGTTAGTAGAGAGAAGGTTTCCTTGTTTGGttgttgttgggtttttttttcttctttttttttttacaattattaactgcaaaatgcacaataaattaataaattaacacACAAGCAATCTGCAAATGCTTTACAGTAGTAGCAATAacagtggttaaaaaaaaagatctctaCTAGTACAGTACGTCAACCCAGTGACAGTCTGACAGTAGATCTGAGCAGTGTTTTCAATCTCGCCCAGTCAGGCTGTCATTAAACATACTACAACTCACAATCTACCACAACACATACACGGCTCTTCTGCTTACGACGGGCATCTCTAGATAATAAATTACACATCCATTTCACTTCAGAGACTGACAGGGAGACAGGCTTTTCTTcagtcttttctttcctctcttgcTCTCGCGCTTTGTGAATCACAGTTCACCCGGGAAGGGCTTTGCCAGTGCAACTCAAACTGCCAGCCTCCCCATTTCATGTATAGATCATACAAATTCAACttgggaattaaaaaaaaaaattaaaataaaatacacgcTGTAACAAACTTAGCTTAATTTAGCCTGACCCCATCCTTTTTGAATATCACTTGCTTACATGTAtcagtaaaaaataatgataaaaagaatacaaaacgCAGTAAAAATGGTAGAAAAAACATTAAGACGTAAATCTTAatgaaataatcaataatacCACCTAGCACTGCATGGCCACGCTATTCATAGAAAGATCAAATCACCCTTCAGTGGTTCCAGCCCACAATGAAATACTGGACTTAAGTTGAACTAGAAACTGATCATTCAGTTGTCCTAAATACAATATGGCTCTCACTTGAATAATATTGTGAATCATTAAAATTCTCCAAGGCAAAATTTACActcaaaactgaaatgaaaaatataaggcaaactaaaacaaataaaagagtttaGGAAATTAAGAAAACATTCTTCCCTAAACTGTTTTTAAGTGACTATGATCACTGGCAAATCTTCATTGTGGCAGGCTGCCTTTGCAAGAAACAGCACAATGTTACATTACTGCAGTGCACCTTTTTGTCTCAGACAAGTGCATCAAACAGTCAACAAGATGTGCTGCAAATATGTCATTCTATTAATAATTTACATACAGGAAACAATTACTCTTCAGAGACATAGCTGTAGTGTGTGGCGTATCAAAGACCCGAAGACATACATCAGTGAATGGTTGGATTCTGGAAAACATAAATATGCGATTCTCCTTCTACTTAGCTTGTATTTATGGTCTctggagagagatagagagggggTATCTGAACTCCTTAGAAAGTACACCTCCTGCTTCATTTTTACTGCCTCCATCTCAATAATTCTCTTGGTCAGTGCACATTTACAATGAAATGTATTAGAATATTACCTGAAGTGAAATGACCACCAAAGTCAAACCGTACAAAGACAcaagctgcttcttcttcttcttcttctcatccgTCTTGCTCCCTTCATTCTGTACATTTGGACGTTACTGACTTTGTACCTGCATTGAAATAATTGGCCTGCCATCCTGCCTGACAGCTTTTTAAATATGGTTCGGGCTCATACTTAATTGAAACCGAGGCAACAGCCATGTGCAGTCATCATTAAGGCTTCTGACACGGGCCTTTACGTATTTGTAAAGCTGtattcccccccacccccctcccttcctcttcttTACCAGACATGCACTGCTAAGCTGAAATGATTGCCCGCAGTGAAAATAATCTCTTCACTGCTTCTGCAAGACTCAGCACAAATGATAGATTGAAGTGAAAAGAGAGAGTCTGCCTGCATGCCAAAATTGGAGTGCATCTTGGCATTCCTGAGACCAGTAAGCATACTCTTACAGTATATTAATATGGTTATCGATCAGTTAGCCTCTGCTACTCTTTTAAATGGCAGCAATTGGGTAAATTACCTGCTAGATGTTTGACAGAGGGGGGTGGGTGGGGACAGCTTTGATGAAACACTTAATTTATAAAGGATGGGTTGATGAGTAGGGATGATATTTTCATACACATGAGTCCGTAGACCGTTATAACAGTCTGCATGAAGAGCTTTGGCAGGGCGCTTCACCTGTATGGCCTGATATCCTGCATGTTAGCAGTGCATTGCAGTAAAAATCATCACAGAGAACAGGCATTGGATAGGTTATGGCTTTTTGTCCAAGTATTTCAGTCTTAAACAAGCCCAACCAGTATTCATAGTAATGATAGAAACATGATACTAGAGATGCTTGACTTAAGGTTGgaattttgttgtgttttctgtcattgttttgtacgGGTCAGTGTCAGGACTTGACCCCCTTGGCAGGTTCAGTAGACTGCCGCACATCGGTCCACTCCTGCATGGTGCTTTGCAGTGCCTGGGTCTTCTCCTTGTCGACTTGCACGTAGTCCACCTTCTCATCAGAGGTCACAGAGGATGTAGAGGGCTGCGGAGTCATAAATAAGGCATGAGTGAGATTCTGGCCTGAGGGCGGACTACACTGTGGTAGAAATAAGAGCGCATGCTGCTACAAATTAAGCCTACAAAATGTTTACTTTTCTGTGCGGGCTGGGTGACCCAGGCTGGAAGTCCAGCGCTAGGTAGTCCACGTTGCCACACTTCCTAGGGGCCGGGCTGCTGGTGCCGCTCACGGCCGGGGAGGTAGACGCCGGGTTCTGCTAATGGGGGACAAGAGGGAGGATTAACTCACACGGGATGTAGGGAGATTGAGGAAGCATAGCACGCAAACAAGTGGATCATTAAAACAAAGAACACAATGTGCTCCCCTGATCTCCCCTCCAGCTATTGGGACTTACCATAGCCACATAATTCTCCTCACTGTCTGCGGAGTCTGTGCTGGTGATGCTTTGTGTCGAGATGGGTCGACAGTGCTGGGAGGACATGGAGTTCATAGCGGGCCTGAAGCAAAGCAGACAGGACTGTGAGTGCTTCTACCTTCTGACCTCGGGCAGAAACGTAATACAGCACCAATCTGTACCATCAaactgtgtgcgtgcgtgcgtgcgtgcgtgtgtgtgtgtgtgtgcgtgtgtgtgtgtgtgtgtgtgtgtgtgtgtgtggtcttggGTAACCTAGCTTGAATGACTGATATGAGACTCACATGGGCCGTGTCCAGGACATGGTGACTGGGCTCTTAAATGGCAGCTCATCAATGATCCCACTGTTCTTCAAATCAAGAGGTGTTGGCTTCGCTGTGGTAAACAAGAGCAGACACTGTCAACAAAAATCATTGTTTTTGTGAGAAACAAACCGATTTTAGAGCTGATTTGAAAAGCCAAAAATGGCAGATAAAGAACAAGAAAACCCAGGCTTTTAGATCAGTGACGACTTTGCTGTCAAAAACTCACATTTCCTGTTAGGTTTGAGGTTGCGGTTGATGGGTGGCGGTGTGACATCACTGAGGCGGCTGGGCCGGTGACACAGGGAGGCACTGCTCCCCTTACGGGCAGGTAACGTTGCGGAGAATCCTGGGAAATCAAAGTGATGTGGCCCAGGGCTCATAGGGATGTAGATATTTTTAGGACTGTCAGCCTGGGCAGCGCTGAGTGGCGAGGAGCCAGGATTCATGGGCACATAGTTGTCATCTGAGTTGCCGCTGTCTGAGCGAGTCAGAGGCGCTCTGGTTCGCTGGTGTCAAAAAAAGACAGAGGGCACACGACTCTCTTAAACTCTCCAGGCTCAATATGGCAGGAAAACTGCAACACTCAATTGGAGTAAATACAGCGCAAATGCATTTTCTATCGGTGCAGTTTATGATTTTACACTAACAGCATCTGTCTGAGGAGGGAGTGCAGTTACGGCGAAGGAGTGACTCACCAGGTAAGAGCTGAACCCATCATTGACAGACTCCACAGACTGGCCTGAGTTGTTGAAATGGATGGGACGGTGATGGCTGTTAGTTTCAAAGGAGGAGCCTGTGGAGAGAGGCGAGGAGAGAAATCAATATTTACCACTGCCATAAActctaaaaggaaaaaaaaagtgctcctCAAGTGAAATAGTGCAATGCAAAAATAGGCCGATGTAGACAAAAACGCCTGACATTTCAAGGAGAAAACTCATGTTTctaatgaaacaaacagaacacaGGTGACATTTTCATTAGATGCTTCACTGAGTTATAATTAGTCTTTGCAGCACAGGTGTGTGAACAGCCTGTATTCTCACTAACAAGGGTCGCAGGTCAATTCTTGTCTCTGGCTGTGCGAGGCCTGAGCACGGGCTTGGCGAAGCACAGAACACGGCATAATAAGAGGCCGCGCATTGTGTCTgcgagtgtttttttttttcattgcttATCAGCCTGGAACGAGGCATTCTGGAGCAGGCTGTATGGCTTGAATTTCATTAGCGTCTCAACAGAACAGTGTCTGCTAGACTGGCCCGTTTGTTTGTGCTCAGCTGCTGTCGTTAAATCAGTGAaatgagagacagaggaagagggaaagagtgagagacagagagacagagagggggaggaagaggaagcgcAAAGTCACTGCAATACCACAAGAGAACGGACTGATCAAGTCAGACTTGCGTttgaaaaacaggaaacaggttAAATGTGCAATTTCAAAAGATCTGTATGAGTCAACTCAGATTGTGTTCGAAGAAACGAGCAGCATTCAGGAGAAACGTATTAGGGAAGCAGTTAAAGCACTCAGTGTACCTCTGTGCAGCCTGATGTTCTCGACAGCAGGGAGAGTATTCCTGCGTGGGATAACCGACACTGCCGGCGTCACCTCTCCGTTCTGGCTCCCTGCTGACTGGGGGCTCCCCCACTGCCCCTCTGACCCCTGGCTAGGTTTAGGGGGCCTGGGAGGAGGAGCACAGGACGACTCAGAGCTGGAGGGCGTCAAGTTATTATGATTCTTATCAAACGTCCGGGGGATCTGGTAGAAGGAGCCAGGCGTCGTAGGAAGGTCGTAATTGTCGGTTGGACGCTCGTTGTTGTGCATGGTGGCGAGGGTGTTGCAGGGCGTTTTGAAGGTGTACACCTCTTCGTTCTCCAGATCGGGATCACCTAGACCGCTGTGAGAAGCCGACTCAGAGCTGTAACCTCGCGGGAGCACGTAGCAGGCTTCCTGCGAAGAGTCATCAGTCCCCGGCAACTGGTGTTTCCCTGGCTTGGGCAGGCTGTAGAAGCCGTGCAACTGAGCGCCCATGCCATTCAGACAGTGGGAAAAGCCATGGGAGAGTTTCTGCACCGCAGAGTCGCTCCCTACAAACAGATTGCTTCGTGTGGCCTGGGAGAAGCTGGCACTCCTGCAACATGGAcaaagacatacacacacattacacacattaaGTCTTTATTGTCCCCACTTCCCACAGTGCCTAAATGCTCCCTCGAAAACAGACATCTGTCTCATACTCCAATGCCAGCCTATCTCAAACAATGGCAACAACCATCTCTTTTACAGTAGCATTTAATGCAATTCTAATGTAATCACCCACAGAGCCACTAGATGGCACTGTAGCACTTCAGGTCTCAGCACTGTTTAAAACAACACACCTCTGCCACCAGTGCCTGAGCACATTTTTGCAACTATGGCACACATATCAAATTTTAGTATTGTTAATATTTCCTTGGAAAGCTGATTTGTTGACATGTTTTCTGCATGTTGACAGGGAGAGGGCGTCCATATTAAGAGGGAGAATGCTATGACTTTCCCACAGTTCCTCAGCCTTAGTTAGACCCCCTAGGGACATGCCTCATTTATTCCGGCTCCTTTGTAGGGCTTGACCTTGAGTGCCAACTAGAGCAACCCTACAGCTTAGACATTTCTAGCCAGTTAGCTGAGCAATGGTCCGACTTAGTTGGCCAATGCAAAGATAAAGATATCCCCAATGAGTCGTTTCTTTATGTCTGTACTAATCTCTCTCGAGATCTCATACATATGTGTTAGCCACACTGCAGTTTCCTAATGGTTCCGTTCAATCTTGATTATAAATGTAAcaattttaaatgaataatgCATCAAAGGAATACAATTAATATTGACATAACATTTTGCTCTCTCTGACTCCATTCCTTTCTCATGTCAGATGGCACGCTGCTGTGTTTCATCAATTTTTCTTCTGTCTCCTCAGGATTTCAATCATCAATCAATAATTTCACCCTGCCCTCCATCACTGTGGCTGCACGGGGGCTTTTTACATAGATTAATTCATACCACTGGTCATTAGACCAGTGAAAGAGTTTCGTTCCGACGTAAATCATACCCCCGCCACCAGATGCCTGTCTTAATTAGCAGACCCGCGGAGCAGAAGCTCGTGAGGGAGTGACAGAAATATCTGCATAAAGCTGATGAGATGGATTGTGAGGTTTGATTTCCCGGGTTTCACAGAGGCCCAACACTGCAGATTTATGTGCAAATCGTGTGGCTGAGAGGGCAGTTCTACCCTGTGAGAGTCTAAACCTATAGGAGTGATGAATTGCCGCCTCAACCTCATTGATCATCTACAGTGCCGGCTATCCGCTGAATGGCATCATTATTAAAGCTGCCTTTTGATTCTTGGAAGCGGGTATGGCGGCGGCAGGAGGTGAGGTGAATGTTAATGGAAAACTCAGGAgtgcatttaacataaacacTTGGTCCTTTTTGTTCTCCCGCTCAGCATATAGCCCACATAGGCATGCGTGTTCTGATACATACAGTTACTCAACAAGTATTCAGTCTGTTGTATGTTGCATATTTTGTTCCTTCAATGTTTAAATGATCGACTAATTGTTTAAACACTTGTCTGCTTTATAGCAATATTGGATTTACAGGATTTTTGCGAGGAAATACCTTTATTTTTCTGGTATTTCATACAGTTAATTAACCAAAATCAGACATTATTTTATCTTCAAAcaattatcaatattatattgctCTGTGTTAGAAAATGTATCCATATTGCCTATCCCCATCTATCCCTGtagtattttatcattttatattagggctgtcaaagtaacgcGATCATAACGCACCagcgcaaattagttttaactccaacaatttctttaaggcaataatgcaacttgcgttttttaggttgtttagggcctaaggaatccatcgggaacaaccatgtcatactaggttgtcttgaaggaggctaaataacgctccaaactcgctctcaattttggtgaggaaaaactggcatagccattttcaaaggggtcccttgacctctgacctcaagatatgtgaatgaaaatgtgttctatgggtacccacgagtatttctgattgttttgtgttgttaactgatgtccaataataaaaatacacatacatttgcataaagcagcatatttgtccactcccatgttgataatagtattaaatacctgacaaatctccctttaaggtacattataaatcgataaaaatgtgcgattaattacCCTcgactatggacaatcatctgatttatcgtgattaaatattttaatcgattgatagcccttttttatatcaaatcaAATTTTAGTAAATAACAAAAACCTTGTTTGTTTAAAGATTTTCTCAGGCCTATGGATTCAGATTGTCTATTTCTCATTTCAGTTTTGAATATTTACTTCAATTtaacatcattttttaaaaatgccaaaaacaataaaataaatcagagcACTTGTAAAATGCCTTATAATATTTCCACAATGCTTtgtgcacactcacacatacgcGCACAAAGCAGTTGGCTAATCCCCCCCCGTAACAGTAGTTGTAACCCTTAGGGGCTGCTGAACTGAGGAAGCATCGTAAACCTGTACGTTGACCTGCATTAACGGATAACAGGAAACTGACACAGGACGCCTGAGGGTCATGACCTTTACCGTGCACTCTCTGTCTTCCTGCTCATGcactggtggaggaggaggtagtCCTGGGGTGCACTGTTGGACAGGGAGCCATGGTGTGTGTGGCGCACAGGCACATCAAAGGTGAAGAGGACCGGCTGGCTGGAGTGGATCGGGGCAGAGGACTTGCGTTCCCCGGTCAGCGGAGCCATCGAGCCGGTGACATCTGCTCCAACAGAACGAGGCATATGCTGCAACCTGCCATCTGCAGACAGGAGAAACTGGAGTTATTGattgtttaatttaaaagcttttttttttgcagattggACAGGCTGTAACAGAAAGTAACAATCAGCCAAAAAATCATCCCTTCAACATTTTCCTTTTGTTGTCACAATTCTTGAAGTCAAAGGTTCAGCGTGTAATTTATTTGAGGGTTTTAAGCCTTTACATGACCTTGCCTTGCATGGAGTCTGGATTTCAGTAGCTTTCAGTCTGCAATCTGATCAATAGAGACGAGGGATCTGTCTCcagggaggagagaaaacagtatccttctgcttttttttggggggggggggctgcagGTTTTGAGTGATCCAAGTTATCCTTTTTGACCAGTCAATGTGCTTTGTTTGATTTTATCAAGCTGCATTGTTTGGCACAGCCGGACTGTGTAAACAACATGGTCATACCGTCTTATTGTTTATGTGTGACATCCCTGATATCTGCATTGAAAGGCTACAAAGAGAAGACGAATCTGAGAAGGGGATGCTGCAAATAGACTAGGCAGGAGGCCAAAGTGAGGAGGCGCACACTGAGCTGTAGGAGTAGAGAGTGGGCGGCCCACTGATCCATCGACCCGTGGTGCTGTGTGCAACACTAGCTGatgggagagagggaaaaaaaaaactccaccaATCATCTATTGCTGATGctaatctctctctttcactgcaCAGTAAATGGCTACAAGAACAATGAGATTTCAAATTGGGAATAATGATTATTTGAATTACTGATTAatttaaacaattttttttgattaatcaaataattgttTCATCTATGTAATATCACACACAATTTCCACAAGACTACGGTGATGTCttatattgtatgttttgtctGACAAACAGCCTggaacccaaagatattcaatttacaagaatattaacagagaaaaacaataaatcttcTCATATCAGAAGCTGGAAtctgtgtatgtttttgcatttttgttgaATAAATGACTTGTCAATCAACTATTCTACCGATCAACTACTGTACTTCAGCTCTAATTTAAATCATATCCGAAAAGTCACTTCCCACATTTCACTTCTTTGTAACAGACGCACATGCGTTTTGCTCATCCTCCaccattctcctcctcctttatcaGACCTTTACAAAGCATGTTATGGGTCAAACTGCCCTTTAAGAAGAGGGCAACGTCCTGTGTGATTCATAATGTGAGCCGACCATACAGAGGGGACCGCAGCCACTgtgaaaaacagacacaaatgtGGTGCGTGAGCAGcattgtgtgtatgcatgtgtggtggtggttggaGGGCGGGGCGGGCGGGTATTCTGAAGCCCCAGCTAGCTGAATGAGGTCACATCCATGCCTGAGGGGGAAAAGGGCCTCTGCTGTGGGGTCTCCAGGCCAGTGGACATCAGTGAGATGGCCAGGCCCACAGGCCCACAGCCACACAGGCAGGGACTCCCCCCAATCATCCTCAATTACACCATTGTTCTGAGCGACTCCACTCTCCCTAGGCTGGTTAGGCATCATCTCCACAAAAAGCTTTGTAAAAGCTTTCATCCAGTGCGGTGAGTACTAGGGCCCACTAACATGGGTAGATATATTGATTTGTTGTAGGAAGACAACCCCCCCGCCAGAGTGGAGAGCTGCATGGAAAAACACATGCAGGCTTAATGACTGTAATACTGAGGACACAACAAAACTTCAAATGtattgtatatgtatttttattattattattattttgttattattattattattatattatttttgtattattattattattattatattataatattatatatataattattatttaatatggGGATTATCTTATTATACttgattttgtttgtctgtttccttaacaaaaagagatgaaaaatgtttttttttccctgtacttttgtatacaaattgtttttgttttttttaatgtgaaaactattaaacaaagtgtgtgtgtgtgtgtgtgtggggtggggggggggggggatattaATTTTCATGGAGTGCGTGTGCACAAGTGTGTTTCTGTACGTGCCCTAAatgatttgtgattaattgccaCACATGACATGTCAGAatcaggaggagaagaaagacgACGGGTCCAGTCTGCTGATGGAATAGCCTACATGGCTCATCACTGACACTAATGGGTCTGATGATGTATGGTACCACAGGGAACAAAATTCCATCAAGTCAGTCCACAACACAGAAATAGAGAAAAGagcagaaaataatataaatgctgAAACTTCCCCCCTAGGTGCTTCTGGTAATATTTCCTCCGCTAGATAATGTACTGTGGCAGTCAATAGAAAGTGGTAAAATGTTTATTAACCAAAGTTAGAAgtcatttattttactacatCTTACAAAGAAAGGTAATAAAACTGGGAGGGACTGgcacaagtaaaaaataaaggctaattatagtTTTTTTGAGTTACGAGCTTGATGTCATTACCAGAGACTGTTGTTGCTGAAACCTCAACATGAAACAAGGCAGTTAAAAGAGACAAAGAGCTCTCCCATGCCATTCCTCAGCCTGAAACAAACATCAGACTATCAACAGCGATGCATTAAAAGACCCTTTTTGGTTGGTGAACGACATACGGCTACTTTGGGTCAAAGAGCTCCTAAGTTCATGAGCAATTTTCCAATTATGCTCTATAATACATCACCTATGTCTCATCTGCTCTGTGGCCGTAATCTAATAGAAGCCGGCTGCTGGTCTCGGGGGGCCAAAATTAGAACCCTGCTGCATCACTAAGGACAAGAGCGTCTTTGTAGGGCGCTCATTTCCTCTCAGTCCGGCCAGATTTAGAACGAGGACATATGATAATCTAATCTGAAATgagatataaaaatagaaaatgccACTGACCTATTGAATTGAAAGGGTGTCTGGTGGAAacatggaggaagaggaagcatTTGAATGTTCTCAATACAGCAGTTGTCATCAGGATTACTATCATTGCTTCAATATTCCATAGAAGATAATCATCGAAAGTACACCTTGCCTTCAAATAGAGTACAAAACGCAATTTCCTTAATGGTTTCATATGAGATTGCACTTAAATATATAGTCTCAGGGCTAAAACACCTACAATGAGTGTGGCAAATTAACCTCAGATATGGCTCTGCAGGGTGGCTGGTGGTGGGGGACGACATCTCGTGACACAAAGGTCAGGCAATAGGTTTGATCCCCCCACGGGGTCCTGTCAAAGTGCCCTTGAAAAAGGCCTCTACCTGCTCACTCACTTTAAGTCTAGGGTTgtatattggcaagaatctggcaataagatacgtatcatgatacgggggttacgattcaatatactgTGACATATTGCGATAGGCGGTATAGAGGCAGTATATTGCAattatttaatcaaattttaggaaaatttaGGATattcatagtataaaaaacacactaccatatgcataaaatctgagtaaaaaaaagttttttatgcaatcagatcagtgggatctgcattcgcatttatcacagtccctgtagcATCCAACagcatagcactactttgagagggcacaccCACTGAGAGGGTGcttctctttgcaaatgaaataaagtattaacaaagttaatctttgcatgtaaactatgaattaaaaatcgatacagtatcacaaaacataatattgtgatattacatttttcaatattttcttacacccctatttaAGTCAAGCTGGAAAAGAGCACCAGCTAAATGACTCGAGGGTTAAACTGTTTTCTTTTCACTGCTGATTCCAAGTATATTCAGTACATTGTTTGTTGTCCTGCATGGATCAGTGGCTCTTTAAAGCAACACCATGTCCCTGGAGGCCTCATAGTGGGGTCCATTTGCATGTGTGGTTAGTAGGGTTGGGGGGGGGTTGGGAGCTTTCTGTGAGTCTGACATAACTGGATAAGGGAGATGCTAGCTGCAGCAGAGATGGGGTAGGTAGACACTGCGGAGAGTTGTTAGCGCTGAGGGAGTGCAAACAGGAAGAGGggaaaatggcgtcttcgctcTGCTACTTCTAGTCTGAAGTGAACAAAGTGACATGGCTGTTTCATCCTCCCTCGGAAGAGTATCaagcagagcagacagacaggagcaTCCCCTGATCACATTACTCCCCTGTGCCTGCCCGCCCCCACAGCATCATGTGAGCACCGCCCATCGACTACACTGCGACATCAATTCGCCTCAAAACTACCGGACTGATCAATCACCTAGAGGCTCAGGCTTGTCGGGG encodes:
- the gab2 gene encoding GRB2-associated-binding protein 2 isoform X2; protein product: MSGDPDVLEYYKNDHSKKPIRVIDLHCCEQVDAGLTFKRKEFQDSFVFDIKTSDRTFYLVAETEEEMNKWVRSICQLCGFNQSDDNQDGRLQHMPRSVGADVTGSMAPLTGERKSSAPIHSSQPVLFTFDVPVRHTHHGSLSNSAPQDYLLLHQCMSRKTESARSASFSQATRSNLFVGSDSAVQKLSHGFSHCLNGMGAQLHGFYSLPKPGKHQLPGTDDSSQEACYVLPRGYSSESASHSGLGDPDLENEEVYTFKTPCNTLATMHNNERPTDNYDLPTTPGSFYQIPRTFDKNHNNLTPSSSESSCAPPPRPPKPSQGSEGQWGSPQSAGSQNGEVTPAVSVIPRRNTLPAVENIRLHRGSSFETNSHHRPIHFNNSGQSVESVNDGFSSYLRTRAPLTRSDSGNSDDNYVPMNPGSSPLSAAQADSPKNIYIPMSPGPHHFDFPGFSATLPARKGSSASLCHRPSRLSDVTPPPINRNLKPNRKSKPTPLDLKNSGIIDELPFKSPVTMSWTRPMPAMNSMSSQHCRPISTQSITSTDSADSEENYVAMQNPASTSPAVSGTSSPAPRKCGNVDYLALDFQPGSPSPHRKPSTSSVTSDEKVDYVQVDKEKTQALQSTMQEWTDVRQSTEPAKGVKS
- the gab2 gene encoding GRB2-associated-binding protein 2 isoform X1 encodes the protein MSGGEIIFQGWLKKSPPEKKLRRYAWKKRWFILRSGRMSGDPDVLEYYKNDHSKKPIRVIDLHCCEQVDAGLTFKRKEFQDSFVFDIKTSDRTFYLVAETEEEMNKWVRSICQLCGFNQSDDNQDGRLQHMPRSVGADVTGSMAPLTGERKSSAPIHSSQPVLFTFDVPVRHTHHGSLSNSAPQDYLLLHQCMSRKTESARSASFSQATRSNLFVGSDSAVQKLSHGFSHCLNGMGAQLHGFYSLPKPGKHQLPGTDDSSQEACYVLPRGYSSESASHSGLGDPDLENEEVYTFKTPCNTLATMHNNERPTDNYDLPTTPGSFYQIPRTFDKNHNNLTPSSSESSCAPPPRPPKPSQGSEGQWGSPQSAGSQNGEVTPAVSVIPRRNTLPAVENIRLHRGSSFETNSHHRPIHFNNSGQSVESVNDGFSSYLRTRAPLTRSDSGNSDDNYVPMNPGSSPLSAAQADSPKNIYIPMSPGPHHFDFPGFSATLPARKGSSASLCHRPSRLSDVTPPPINRNLKPNRKSKPTPLDLKNSGIIDELPFKSPVTMSWTRPMPAMNSMSSQHCRPISTQSITSTDSADSEENYVAMQNPASTSPAVSGTSSPAPRKCGNVDYLALDFQPGSPSPHRKPSTSSVTSDEKVDYVQVDKEKTQALQSTMQEWTDVRQSTEPAKGVKS